In one window of Arachis ipaensis cultivar K30076 chromosome B06, Araip1.1, whole genome shotgun sequence DNA:
- the LOC107646591 gene encoding gibberellin 2-beta-dioxygenase 2-like — MNCSGAVNDYIEGAKRVACEILDLVVEGLGVQDKFALSKLIKDVQSDSVLRINHYPPNMNKIKQSTWDWDMDPCATSSSKLGNTNNAIGFGEHSDPQILTIMSSNDVAGLQATTHHGIWFTVPPDPPHFFVMVGDALQVFTNGRFTSVRHRVLTNTLKARMSMMYFGAPPLNWWITPLPEMVSSPQNPSRYKPFTWGQYKKAVYSLRLGDSRLDQFKVHHDTPY; from the exons ATGAATTGCAGCGGTGCTGTGAATGATTACATAGAAGGAGCCAAAAGAGTAGCATGTGAGATTCTTGATCTTGTGGTAGAGGGTTTGGGGGTCCAAGACAAGTTTGCACTTAGCAAGCTAATCAAAGACGTGCAAAGTGACTCAGTGCTGAGGATCAATCACTACCCTCCCAACatgaacaaaattaaacaaaGTACTTGGGATTGGGACATGGACCCATGTGCTACTTCAAGTTCAAAACTAGGTAACACCAACAATGCCATTGGCTTTGGGGAACACTCTGACCCTCAGATCCTCACCATCATGAGCTCCAACGACGTCGCCGGCCTCCAGGCCACCACCCACCACGGCATCTGGTTCACTGTCCCTCCTGACCCGCCTCACTTCTTCGTCATGGTCGGCGATGCCCTCCAG GTTTTTACAAATGGAAGGTTTACAAGTGTGAGACACAGGGTGCTGACTAACACACTGAAGGCAAGGATGTCAATGATGTACTTCGGAGCACCGCCACTGAATTGGTGGATCACTCCGCTGCCGGAGATGGTTTCATCACCGCAAAACCCAAGTCGGTATAAGCCCTTCACATGGGGTCAGTACAAGAAAGCTGTATACTCTCTTAGACTTGGGGACTCTCGGCTTGACCAGTTTAAGGTTCACCATGACACCCCTTATTA